From Citricoccus sp. SGAir0253, a single genomic window includes:
- a CDS encoding MetQ/NlpA family ABC transporter substrate-binding protein: MTPTTSPLRRRSLLGAGGLLLTAALAGCGAGGGGDASPSAAASLDPANPVTVKVGANPVPHAQVLEYVDENLTEGTGIDLEIQEFDDYQLPNVSLDEGSSDANYFMHEPFFNAQVEEKGYEFEHGEGIHIEPYAAFSEKHDSVEAIPDGATIAITNDPGNQPRALKMLETAGLLQGIEDDSAALTLTEEQNPKGLAFEENQPEILVQLVKDPKVDLAIINGNFILQAGMSTDDALIVESVEDNPYANFLAWRAGEETPAIQKLDELLHSQEVKDYILETWPNGDVTPAF, translated from the coding sequence ATGACCCCCACCACCTCTCCCCTGCGCCGCCGCTCGCTGCTCGGTGCCGGCGGCCTGCTGCTCACCGCCGCCCTGGCCGGCTGCGGCGCCGGTGGCGGCGGCGACGCCTCGCCGTCCGCGGCCGCGAGCCTGGACCCGGCCAACCCGGTCACGGTCAAGGTCGGTGCCAACCCCGTCCCGCACGCCCAGGTCCTGGAGTACGTGGACGAGAACCTCACCGAGGGCACCGGCATCGACCTGGAGATCCAGGAGTTCGACGACTACCAGCTGCCCAACGTCTCCCTGGACGAGGGCTCCTCCGACGCCAACTACTTCATGCACGAGCCGTTCTTCAACGCGCAGGTGGAGGAGAAGGGCTACGAGTTCGAGCACGGCGAGGGCATCCACATCGAGCCCTACGCCGCCTTCTCGGAGAAGCACGACTCGGTCGAGGCCATCCCGGACGGCGCCACCATCGCCATCACCAACGACCCGGGCAACCAGCCGCGCGCGCTGAAGATGCTCGAGACCGCGGGGCTGCTGCAGGGCATCGAGGACGACTCCGCCGCCCTGACGCTGACCGAGGAGCAGAACCCCAAGGGCCTGGCGTTCGAGGAGAACCAGCCCGAGATCCTCGTCCAGCTCGTCAAGGACCCCAAGGTGGACCTGGCGATCATCAACGGCAACTTCATCCTCCAGGCCGGGATGAGCACGGACGACGCCCTCATCGTCGAGTCCGTCGAGGACAACCCGTACGCCAACTTCCTGGCCTGGCGCGCCGGCGAGGAGACCCCGGCCATCCAGAAGCTGGACGAGCTGCTGCACTCCCAGGAGGTCAAGGACTACATCCTCGAGACCTGGCCCAACGGTGACGTGACGCCGGCCTTCTGA
- a CDS encoding methionine ABC transporter permease gives MNPFQDLLENPALTDALPEAFGETLVMVGVAGVFTLVIGLALGIILHVTAPGGLRPVRWLHVLLSSVVVNITRSIPYAILMVALIPFTAWLVGTSIGPIAATVSLTIGTAPFFARLVETSLREVPAGTVDAARVMGSTRGQVVRKVLLPEAMPGLVASITTTLVMLVGYSAMAGLIGGGGLGRLAYNYGYQRFDSAVMVVTIVIMVVLVQLIQWIGDRIVRAVDHR, from the coding sequence GTGAACCCGTTCCAGGACCTGCTGGAGAATCCCGCCCTGACCGACGCGCTGCCCGAGGCGTTCGGCGAGACCCTCGTGATGGTGGGCGTCGCCGGCGTGTTCACCCTCGTGATCGGCCTGGCCCTCGGCATCATCCTGCACGTCACGGCGCCCGGCGGGCTGCGGCCCGTGCGCTGGCTGCACGTGCTGCTGTCCTCCGTGGTGGTCAACATCACCCGGTCGATCCCCTACGCGATCCTCATGGTGGCGCTCATCCCGTTCACCGCGTGGCTCGTGGGCACCTCGATCGGGCCCATCGCGGCGACCGTCTCCCTGACCATCGGCACCGCCCCGTTCTTCGCCCGCCTGGTGGAGACCTCGCTGCGCGAGGTCCCCGCCGGCACGGTGGACGCCGCCCGCGTCATGGGCTCCACCCGCGGGCAGGTCGTGCGCAAGGTGCTGCTGCCCGAGGCGATGCCCGGGCTCGTGGCCTCCATCACCACCACGCTCGTCATGCTGGTGGGCTACTCCGCCATGGCCGGGCTGATCGGCGGCGGCGGCCTGGGCCGGCTGGCCTACAACTACGGCTACCAGCGCTTCGACTCCGCCGTCATGGTCGTCACGATCGTCATCATGGTGGTGCTCGTGCAGCTCATCCAGTGGATCGGCGACCGCATCGTCCGCGCCGTCGACCACCGCTGA
- a CDS encoding methionine ABC transporter ATP-binding protein, with product MISIRGLRKVYRQGDREVVALDGIDLTVPTGSVHGIIGHSGAGKSTLVRCLTLLDRPTSGSVAIDGADLATAADRDLLQARRRIGMVFQHANLLDSRTVLANVAFPLEITGQDRAARTARARDLLALVGLEDFGDSYPAQLSGGQRQRVGIARALASDPRVLLCDEPTSALDPATTDGILELIRDLSDRLGLTVVVITHEMHVVKKICTSVSLLDRGRIVEGGDLAEVASGLGSRLSAALLPLPEAALDTAGPLVEVLGHGPNADVPVSAVIRERFGHPVRVLAGSVEDLAGQRFAHHLLALPEDAATGPDGADAVVEFLRSTGYRAEQRTRTQVETAQDTAQDLGGAQ from the coding sequence ATGATCTCCATCCGTGGCCTGCGCAAGGTCTACCGGCAGGGCGACCGCGAGGTGGTCGCCCTGGACGGCATCGACCTGACCGTCCCCACGGGCTCCGTGCACGGCATCATCGGCCACTCGGGGGCCGGCAAGTCGACGCTCGTGCGCTGCCTCACCCTGCTGGACCGCCCGACCTCCGGCTCGGTGGCCATCGACGGCGCCGACCTGGCGACCGCGGCGGACCGGGACCTGCTGCAGGCCCGGCGCCGGATCGGCATGGTGTTCCAGCACGCGAACCTGCTGGACTCCCGCACCGTGCTCGCCAACGTCGCGTTCCCCCTCGAGATCACCGGGCAGGACCGCGCCGCCCGCACCGCCCGCGCGCGCGACCTGCTCGCACTCGTGGGGCTCGAGGACTTCGGGGACTCCTACCCGGCCCAGCTCTCGGGCGGCCAGCGCCAGCGCGTGGGCATCGCCCGCGCCCTGGCCTCGGACCCCCGCGTGCTGCTGTGCGACGAGCCCACCTCCGCCCTGGACCCCGCCACCACCGACGGGATCCTGGAGCTGATCCGGGACCTGTCCGACCGGCTCGGCCTGACGGTGGTGGTGATCACCCACGAGATGCACGTGGTGAAGAAGATCTGCACCTCGGTGTCCCTGCTGGACCGCGGCCGGATCGTGGAGGGCGGCGACCTCGCCGAGGTCGCCTCGGGCCTGGGCTCGCGGCTCTCCGCCGCCCTGTTGCCGCTGCCGGAGGCCGCGCTGGACACGGCCGGGCCCCTCGTGGAGGTCCTGGGCCACGGCCCCAACGCCGACGTCCCCGTCAGCGCCGTGATCCGCGAGCGGTTCGGGCACCCCGTGCGGGTGCTGGCCGGCTCCGTGGAGGACCTCGCCGGGCAGCGCTTCGCCCACCACCTGCTGGCCCTGCCGGAGGACGCGGCCACCGGGCCGGACGGCGCGGACGCCGTCGTGGAGTTCCTGCGGTCCACGGGCTACCGGGCCGAACAGCGGACCCGGACCCAGGTGGAGACGGCCCAGGACACCGCACAGGACCTCGGAGGTGCACAGTGA